CGCCGGGGCGACGACGGTCGGTGTGGTCCTTCTGATGATCGCCACCAGCGTCGCGGTGCTGGTCTACTTCGCTCGCGATCGGCACGGCCATTCGCTGTGGCGGGTCCGGATCGCCCCGGCCCTCGGTCTGGCGGGCCTGCTGGGCGCATTGGTGCTGATCCTGACCAACCTCAATGACCTGGTCGGCGGTTCCAGTGTGCTGGCCTGGGTGATCGTCGGTGTGCTTGTCGCCGCGTTCACGGCCGGTGTGGTGGTGGGCCGTCGGGTGGGGAGCGTCTCGTGACGGTCAACGGCACGGTGAGCGCCGCGGCGCCGAGTGCCGAGGACGCTGCGGCGCACGGCATCGCGGACGGCTCGATCACCGAGATCGAAGTCGCCTGGAGCGATCCCTTCGGTCACGCACAAGGCAAGCGCATCCCGGCCGCCGGTTTTCTGGACCGGGCGCGTGGCGCCGGATTCGCCTTCTGTGAGGCATCTTTGGGATGGAACGCCGATGCCACGGTGATCGACGGGCTGCGACTGACGAACTGGGACGGCGGCTATCCCGACGTATACGCGGTGCCGGACCTGTCGACCTTCCGGCAGCTGCCGTGGCGACCCGGCACCGGGCACGTGATCTCCGACATCGTCACCCATGACCGCAGCCCTTCGCAGCTCGATCCCCGCGCGGTGCTCCGCCGGGTGCTCGCAGCGCTGGCCGAGCTCGGCTACACCGCCAAGGTCGGCGTCGAGTTGGAGTTCTATCTGCTCGACCCGGACGGTTCGGCGTTCCAGCCCGACATCCATGCCTACTCGCTGGAGAACGCCAACGCCCTGGACCCGCTGCTGAGCGACCTGCAGCAGACCCTCGCCGCCTTCACCCGGCTGGAAGGGATCGAAACCGAATACGGCCCAGGGCAGGTCGAGGCGAACCTGATCTACGCCGATGCCCTGGAAGCCGCCGACGATGCCGCCCGGCTCAAGTACGCGGCCAAAGAGGTGGCCCGACGGCACGGCAAGATCGCCAGCTTCATGCCGAAGCCGTTCACCGAACATTCGGGCAGCTCGGCGCATCTGCACATCTCGCTGTGGCGGGACGGCGAGCCTGCCTTCGCGCCCCAGCACGGCGCCGAGAACCCGCTGGCGCTGTGGTCGATTGCCGGGCTGCTCGAGCATCTGCCGTCGATCACGCTGTTCGGTGCGCACTCGGTCAACGCCTACCGGCGGTTCGTGCCGGATTCGTTCGCGCCGGCCACGGTGACCTGGAGCCGGGACAACCGCAGCGCGGCGGTGCGATCCCTGGTGGACGCCGACCCGTCGGCGACCCGTATCGAATTGCGCAGTGGTGCTTCGGATTCCAACCCGTACTGGCTGGTGGCGGCGGCGCTGGCCGCAGTGGTCGCCGGGATCCGGGCGCAACGTACACCGCCGGCCGCCGAGGGCGGCAACCTGTATGAGAAGGGAACCTCGTTGCCGGAGTCTCTCGGCGTCGCGATCGCACTGGCCACCCAGGACGACACCGTTGCCGAGATTCTCGGGCACGATTCCGTGCAGGATTTCGCCGCGATCGCGCACAGCGAATGGCGCGAATACGGTCGTCACGTCAGTGATTGGGAACGCCGACGTTATCTGGCCGGCTCATGACCGCGACCGTGAACGGCTCCGAGACCGAACACCGACAGCCGCTGGGCGGTTCGGTGGCCGACCGGCTGGGACGGCTTCCGGAGATCGTCGACGAGCTTCGGCATGGGGATGTGGCCGCCGAACGGGACCGGGTGCTCCAGCACGACGCGGTACACCGGCTTCGGGTCGCCGGGCTGCTCGCCTTGCGGGTGCCCACGCGCTACGGCGGACCCGGCGGCAGTGTGCGCGATGTGCTGGGCGTGGTGATCGAGATCGCGCGTGCCAGTTCCAATGTCGCTCAGGCGCTCCGGGCTCATTTCGGATATGCCGAACGGCTGTTGAGCAATCGCGCCACCGAAGACGAGCGCGGGCGATGGTTCGCCCGGATCAACGACGGGCTGGTGTTCGGCAACGCGATCACCGACGGGACGGGCCGCTCGCCCTCGAGTGCCGACACCACCGTCCTGCCCGGAGACGACGGGGTGCTGCGGCTCGACGGCTACAAGTTCTATTCGACCGGATCGTTGTTCGCCGACGTCATCGCGGTGTCGGCGGTGGACGCCGAGGGGCGCGACCTGCAGGCGATCGTGCCGACGGATCGTGCCGGGGTCGAACTCTTCGACGACTGGGACGGATTCGGCCAGCGGTTGACGGCCAGCGGCGGCACTCGGTTCACCGACGTGGTGGTGCACCCCGACGAGGTCACCACGGTGTCCGACGGAAATCACCTGGGCCACAGCACCACGTTCCTGCAGCTGTATCTGGCGGCGGTGGCAGCCGGCATCGCGTACGGCGTCCTCGACGACGCCGTGCGATATGTGCGCACCAAAGCCCGACCCGCCGCGCACTCCCTGGCCGACACCGCAGCGGCGGACCCGTTCGTCCTGCAGGCGGTGGGCGATATCGCGGCCGATGCAGAGGCCGCGGGCACTCTGGTACTCAGCGCGGCGGACGCGGTCGACGCTGTGGTGGACGGTGGCCGACAGCACGACGGGCAGGCGCTCGCCGACCTGGCGATCACGGTTGCCCGCGCGCAGCTGGTGGCCGAGCGGCTGACCCTGTCCGCGGCGCAGCGGTTGTTCGACACCGGTGGCGCTTCGGCCACGTCGCGGTCGCTCAATCTGGACCGGCACTGGCGCAATGCCCGCACGGTGGCGAGTCATAACCCGTTGGCCTACAAGGCATATGCAGCGGGAAACTTCGCGGTCAACGGGGTCTGGCCGCCTGCCAACGGATACTTCTGAGTCGCCGGATCGGCAGAATCGGGCACATCACGCCGTGGCGGAGACGATAATCGTCTGCGGCCAGGACAACCCCAGGGGGCCCGGATGTGTCGACTTGCAGCGTTGGCGGTGTCGTTGTTCTTGCTCGCGGGGGCGAGTGTTGCCTGCGGGCAAGCCAATTCGCCGTCCGGTCACGGCGAGCACTCCGAGGCGGTCACCACCAGCCCCGGTGCGTCCGTCCCGGCCGGGCCCGCCATCACGATCGAGGGGATGGGTTTCGGCTCCCTGGGGCCCGTCGCCCCGGGGACCCAGATCACGATCATCAACAACGACGAGGTCGAGCACTCGGTCACGTCGCGGACCAAGGGACTGTTCGACGTCCACGTCGAAGGCAAGGGGCGGGCGACGCTGACAGCTCCCCAACAACCGGGGGAGTACGCCTTCTACTGCCTCTACCACCCGGCGATGCTGGGCACCCTCACGGTGAAGTAGCCCCTCAGCGCGTCGACCAGGCCACCGGCATGCGCTTGATGCCGTGGATGAACTGCGACTGCAGCCGGTCGGGTTCCTCGGTCACGGCGATGTCGGGCAGTTGGCGATGCAGTTCCTCGAACGCCACCGTGATCTCACGGCGCGCCAGGTTTGCTCCGAGGCAGAAATGCGCACCGCCACCACCGAATCCGAGGTGGGGATTGGGATGGCGGGTGACGTCGAACAGCCACGGATCGGCAAACTTCGACTCGTCCCGATTCGCCGATCCGTACCACAGCGTCACCTTGGCCCCGGCGGGCAGCGAGGTGCCGCCGAGCATGGTGTCCTGGGTGACCGTGCGGCGCATATAGCTCACCGGCGACGCCCAGCGCACGATCTCCTCCACCGCGGTGGGAGCCAGCTCCTCGTACCGTGACCACCACTTCTGGCGCTGTTCGGGAAATCGGGTGAGCGCGAGCACGCCGTGGCTGATCGCGTTGCGGGTGGTCTCGTTTCCCGCGACCACCAGCAGGATGAAGAAGGAGGCCACCTCAGCCGAGGTCAGCCGTTCGCCGTCGACCTCGGCTTGCACCAGGCTCGTGGTGAGGTCCTCAGTGGGCACTGCGCGGCGCTGATCGGCCAGGGCGGTGGCATACGCGCCGATGTCCATCGCCACCTGGACGAACTCGTCGAAGTCGGTGGTCAGATCTGGATCGCCGAACCCAAGGATCACGTTGGTCCAGTGGAAGATCTGCTGATGGTCGGGCTCGGGGATGCCCATCATGTCGCAGATGATCTGCAGCGGTAAGGGGCCGGCGAGTTCGGTGACCAGTTCGGCGTTGCCGTCCGGATTTCTGGCCACCATGTCGGCGACCAGTCGCCGGGCCCGGTCACGGACGGAATCCTCGATCAAGGCCACCACCCGAGGCGTGAACGCGCTGCGCACGATGTTGCGCAGGCGGGTGTGACGCGGATCGTCCATCACGATCATGGATCCGAAATACTCGGCCAACTCCGCGGTTTGGTCACCGATGGTGATGCCGGACGCGGAACTGAAGATCTCCGGGTGGCGGCTGGCCTGGAACACATCGTCATACCTGGTCACCGCCCAGTGCCCGGGGCTCTCCGGAAAACCCTCGAGGACGCATGCCGGGTGATACGAGATCGGGTCGTCGCGGCGCAGTGCGGCGAACGCTCCGTCGCGGATGTCGTCGTCCTCGCGCCAGAACTGCCAAGACCCGAGATCGATCTCGGAGCGCGGAATGTCGGGAGGAGGTGCGCCGTTGACCCGCGGTGCGATACCCACCCCGCCAGGGTAGGTCCGCAGCCGGTTCGGAAAACGGGTAACGCTCGGATCCGCCTCGGCGATACCCCACTGGGGTGCACGTTTCGCCGCTCGCATCAGGGCCGAGTTGCAAGGCGTTGCGGCGCCGGGCCATTGGGGGATGGCCAGCGCCGGGGTCACGACTCTTAGGAGGTCCAGGTATGAAACTGTCCAAGTTCGTGGCGGCTGCGTTGACGGTCGGTGCGTTCGGAATGGGCGTCACGGGAATGGGGGTTCCGGTGGCGTCGGCGTCGCCTGCGGTGCCCGCACCGCTCAAGCCGGGGCACGGCAACGACGACTGCTTCCCGTTCTGCAACGGCGGGCCGCCCGGCCATGATCGGGATTTCGACGGTCGGGGTCACGGCCCTGACTTCGACAACCGCGGTCACTGGGACGACAAGGGTCCGTGGTGGGCGAACAACCGGCACGACTGGTGGGACGACCGCCAGGGCCCGCCGCCGTGGGGCTGGGGCCCGCCGCCACCGTT
Above is a window of Mycolicibacterium boenickei DNA encoding:
- a CDS encoding glutamine synthetase family protein, with product MSAAAPSAEDAAAHGIADGSITEIEVAWSDPFGHAQGKRIPAAGFLDRARGAGFAFCEASLGWNADATVIDGLRLTNWDGGYPDVYAVPDLSTFRQLPWRPGTGHVISDIVTHDRSPSQLDPRAVLRRVLAALAELGYTAKVGVELEFYLLDPDGSAFQPDIHAYSLENANALDPLLSDLQQTLAAFTRLEGIETEYGPGQVEANLIYADALEAADDAARLKYAAKEVARRHGKIASFMPKPFTEHSGSSAHLHISLWRDGEPAFAPQHGAENPLALWSIAGLLEHLPSITLFGAHSVNAYRRFVPDSFAPATVTWSRDNRSAAVRSLVDADPSATRIELRSGASDSNPYWLVAAALAAVVAGIRAQRTPPAAEGGNLYEKGTSLPESLGVAIALATQDDTVAEILGHDSVQDFAAIAHSEWREYGRHVSDWERRRYLAGS
- a CDS encoding acyl-CoA dehydrogenase family protein yields the protein MTATVNGSETEHRQPLGGSVADRLGRLPEIVDELRHGDVAAERDRVLQHDAVHRLRVAGLLALRVPTRYGGPGGSVRDVLGVVIEIARASSNVAQALRAHFGYAERLLSNRATEDERGRWFARINDGLVFGNAITDGTGRSPSSADTTVLPGDDGVLRLDGYKFYSTGSLFADVIAVSAVDAEGRDLQAIVPTDRAGVELFDDWDGFGQRLTASGGTRFTDVVVHPDEVTTVSDGNHLGHSTTFLQLYLAAVAAGIAYGVLDDAVRYVRTKARPAAHSLADTAAADPFVLQAVGDIAADAEAAGTLVLSAADAVDAVVDGGRQHDGQALADLAITVARAQLVAERLTLSAAQRLFDTGGASATSRSLNLDRHWRNARTVASHNPLAYKAYAAGNFAVNGVWPPANGYF
- a CDS encoding cupredoxin domain-containing protein, with amino-acid sequence MCRLAALAVSLFLLAGASVACGQANSPSGHGEHSEAVTTSPGASVPAGPAITIEGMGFGSLGPVAPGTQITIINNDEVEHSVTSRTKGLFDVHVEGKGRATLTAPQQPGEYAFYCLYHPAMLGTLTVK
- a CDS encoding cytochrome P450; protein product: MGIAPRVNGAPPPDIPRSEIDLGSWQFWREDDDIRDGAFAALRRDDPISYHPACVLEGFPESPGHWAVTRYDDVFQASRHPEIFSSASGITIGDQTAELAEYFGSMIVMDDPRHTRLRNIVRSAFTPRVVALIEDSVRDRARRLVADMVARNPDGNAELVTELAGPLPLQIICDMMGIPEPDHQQIFHWTNVILGFGDPDLTTDFDEFVQVAMDIGAYATALADQRRAVPTEDLTTSLVQAEVDGERLTSAEVASFFILLVVAGNETTRNAISHGVLALTRFPEQRQKWWSRYEELAPTAVEEIVRWASPVSYMRRTVTQDTMLGGTSLPAGAKVTLWYGSANRDESKFADPWLFDVTRHPNPHLGFGGGGAHFCLGANLARREITVAFEELHRQLPDIAVTEEPDRLQSQFIHGIKRMPVAWSTR